A part of Kryptolebias marmoratus isolate JLee-2015 linkage group LG8, ASM164957v2, whole genome shotgun sequence genomic DNA contains:
- the rgs19 gene encoding regulator of G-protein signaling 19 isoform X5 yields MLCYHVSLTVRNEEARRKRRRRRIISQDTKMETIPKCESCTKPSVEEIRLWSQSFDKLMRNPAGRNVFREFLRTEYSEENMLFWLACEDLKQELNKSAIEEKARSIYEDYISILSPKEVSLDARVREVINKKMQDPTRHTFEDAQLQIYTLMHRDSYPRFISSNIYKSLINSGSRTSSES; encoded by the exons ATG CTGTGTTATCATGTTAGTCTCACTGTCAGGAATGAAGAGGCGAGACGAAAGCGAAGGAGGAGAAGAATAATATCACAGGACACCAAGATGGAAACTATACCAAAATGTGAATCTTG taCCAAACCCTCGGTGGAGGAGATCCGACTGTGGTCTCAGTCATTCGACAAGCTCATGAGGAACCCTGCAGGCCGGAATGTTTTCCGGGAGTTCCTGCGGACGGAGTACAGCGAGGAGAACATGTTGTTTTGGCTCGCCTGTGAAGACCTCAAACAAGAACTCAATAAGAGTGCCATCGAAGAAAAAGCCCGTTCCATCTATGAGGACTATATTTCTATATTATCACCAAAAGAG GTGAGTCTGGATGCCCGGGTTCGAGAGGTGATCAATAAGAAGATGCAGGACCCGACACGTCACACGTTTGAAGATGCCCAGTTACAGATCTACACACTGATGCACAGGGACTCCTACCCACGATTCATCTCCTCCAACATCTACAAGTCCCTCATTAACAGCGGCTCTCGAACTTCCTCAGAATCCTAG
- the rgs19 gene encoding regulator of G-protein signaling 19 isoform X1 yields MCLRRRSGYHPPDLIHAEIYAGPIPAERAGELVMGRGRSETSALSGKGEERGLTTTQNSQRPNACCFCWCCCCSCSCLTVRNEEARRKRRRRRIISQDTKMETIPKCESCTKPSVEEIRLWSQSFDKLMRNPAGRNVFREFLRTEYSEENMLFWLACEDLKQELNKSAIEEKARSIYEDYISILSPKEVSLDARVREVINKKMQDPTRHTFEDAQLQIYTLMHRDSYPRFISSNIYKSLINSGSRTSSES; encoded by the exons tatGCAGGTCCGATCCCAGCCGAACGGGCGGGTGAGCTAGTCATGGGGAGAGGTCGCAGCGAGACCTCAGCTTTGAGTGGAAAGGGAGAGGAGCGGGGCTTAACCACTACCCAGAACTCCCAGCGGCCCAACGCCTGCTGCTTTTGCTGGTGCTGCTGTTGCAGCTGTTCATG TCTCACTGTCAGGAATGAAGAGGCGAGACGAAAGCGAAGGAGGAGAAGAATAATATCACAGGACACCAAGATGGAAACTATACCAAAATGTGAATCTTG taCCAAACCCTCGGTGGAGGAGATCCGACTGTGGTCTCAGTCATTCGACAAGCTCATGAGGAACCCTGCAGGCCGGAATGTTTTCCGGGAGTTCCTGCGGACGGAGTACAGCGAGGAGAACATGTTGTTTTGGCTCGCCTGTGAAGACCTCAAACAAGAACTCAATAAGAGTGCCATCGAAGAAAAAGCCCGTTCCATCTATGAGGACTATATTTCTATATTATCACCAAAAGAG GTGAGTCTGGATGCCCGGGTTCGAGAGGTGATCAATAAGAAGATGCAGGACCCGACACGTCACACGTTTGAAGATGCCCAGTTACAGATCTACACACTGATGCACAGGGACTCCTACCCACGATTCATCTCCTCCAACATCTACAAGTCCCTCATTAACAGCGGCTCTCGAACTTCCTCAGAATCCTAG
- the rgs19 gene encoding regulator of G-protein signaling 19 isoform X3, with the protein MVDVLYAGPIPAERAGELVMGRGRSETSALSGKGEERGLTTTQNSQRPNACCFCWCCCCSCSCLTVRNEEARRKRRRRRIISQDTKMETIPKCESCTKPSVEEIRLWSQSFDKLMRNPAGRNVFREFLRTEYSEENMLFWLACEDLKQELNKSAIEEKARSIYEDYISILSPKEVSLDARVREVINKKMQDPTRHTFEDAQLQIYTLMHRDSYPRFISSNIYKSLINSGSRTSSES; encoded by the exons tatGCAGGTCCGATCCCAGCCGAACGGGCGGGTGAGCTAGTCATGGGGAGAGGTCGCAGCGAGACCTCAGCTTTGAGTGGAAAGGGAGAGGAGCGGGGCTTAACCACTACCCAGAACTCCCAGCGGCCCAACGCCTGCTGCTTTTGCTGGTGCTGCTGTTGCAGCTGTTCATG TCTCACTGTCAGGAATGAAGAGGCGAGACGAAAGCGAAGGAGGAGAAGAATAATATCACAGGACACCAAGATGGAAACTATACCAAAATGTGAATCTTG taCCAAACCCTCGGTGGAGGAGATCCGACTGTGGTCTCAGTCATTCGACAAGCTCATGAGGAACCCTGCAGGCCGGAATGTTTTCCGGGAGTTCCTGCGGACGGAGTACAGCGAGGAGAACATGTTGTTTTGGCTCGCCTGTGAAGACCTCAAACAAGAACTCAATAAGAGTGCCATCGAAGAAAAAGCCCGTTCCATCTATGAGGACTATATTTCTATATTATCACCAAAAGAG GTGAGTCTGGATGCCCGGGTTCGAGAGGTGATCAATAAGAAGATGCAGGACCCGACACGTCACACGTTTGAAGATGCCCAGTTACAGATCTACACACTGATGCACAGGGACTCCTACCCACGATTCATCTCCTCCAACATCTACAAGTCCCTCATTAACAGCGGCTCTCGAACTTCCTCAGAATCCTAG
- the rgs19 gene encoding regulator of G-protein signaling 19 isoform X4, giving the protein MGRGRSETSALSGKGEERGLTTTQNSQRPNACCFCWCCCCSCSCLTVRNEEARRKRRRRRIISQDTKMETIPKCESCTKPSVEEIRLWSQSFDKLMRNPAGRNVFREFLRTEYSEENMLFWLACEDLKQELNKSAIEEKARSIYEDYISILSPKEVSLDARVREVINKKMQDPTRHTFEDAQLQIYTLMHRDSYPRFISSNIYKSLINSGSRTSSES; this is encoded by the exons ATGGGGAGAGGTCGCAGCGAGACCTCAGCTTTGAGTGGAAAGGGAGAGGAGCGGGGCTTAACCACTACCCAGAACTCCCAGCGGCCCAACGCCTGCTGCTTTTGCTGGTGCTGCTGTTGCAGCTGTTCATG TCTCACTGTCAGGAATGAAGAGGCGAGACGAAAGCGAAGGAGGAGAAGAATAATATCACAGGACACCAAGATGGAAACTATACCAAAATGTGAATCTTG taCCAAACCCTCGGTGGAGGAGATCCGACTGTGGTCTCAGTCATTCGACAAGCTCATGAGGAACCCTGCAGGCCGGAATGTTTTCCGGGAGTTCCTGCGGACGGAGTACAGCGAGGAGAACATGTTGTTTTGGCTCGCCTGTGAAGACCTCAAACAAGAACTCAATAAGAGTGCCATCGAAGAAAAAGCCCGTTCCATCTATGAGGACTATATTTCTATATTATCACCAAAAGAG GTGAGTCTGGATGCCCGGGTTCGAGAGGTGATCAATAAGAAGATGCAGGACCCGACACGTCACACGTTTGAAGATGCCCAGTTACAGATCTACACACTGATGCACAGGGACTCCTACCCACGATTCATCTCCTCCAACATCTACAAGTCCCTCATTAACAGCGGCTCTCGAACTTCCTCAGAATCCTAG
- the rgs19 gene encoding regulator of G-protein signaling 19 isoform X2, with amino-acid sequence MCLRRRSGYHPPDLIHAEIYAGPIPAERAGELVMGRGRSETSALSGKGEERGLTTTQNSQRPNACCFCWCCCCSCSWNEEARRKRRRRRIISQDTKMETIPKCESCTKPSVEEIRLWSQSFDKLMRNPAGRNVFREFLRTEYSEENMLFWLACEDLKQELNKSAIEEKARSIYEDYISILSPKEVSLDARVREVINKKMQDPTRHTFEDAQLQIYTLMHRDSYPRFISSNIYKSLINSGSRTSSES; translated from the exons tatGCAGGTCCGATCCCAGCCGAACGGGCGGGTGAGCTAGTCATGGGGAGAGGTCGCAGCGAGACCTCAGCTTTGAGTGGAAAGGGAGAGGAGCGGGGCTTAACCACTACCCAGAACTCCCAGCGGCCCAACGCCTGCTGCTTTTGCTGGTGCTGCTGTTGCAGCTGTTCATG GAATGAAGAGGCGAGACGAAAGCGAAGGAGGAGAAGAATAATATCACAGGACACCAAGATGGAAACTATACCAAAATGTGAATCTTG taCCAAACCCTCGGTGGAGGAGATCCGACTGTGGTCTCAGTCATTCGACAAGCTCATGAGGAACCCTGCAGGCCGGAATGTTTTCCGGGAGTTCCTGCGGACGGAGTACAGCGAGGAGAACATGTTGTTTTGGCTCGCCTGTGAAGACCTCAAACAAGAACTCAATAAGAGTGCCATCGAAGAAAAAGCCCGTTCCATCTATGAGGACTATATTTCTATATTATCACCAAAAGAG GTGAGTCTGGATGCCCGGGTTCGAGAGGTGATCAATAAGAAGATGCAGGACCCGACACGTCACACGTTTGAAGATGCCCAGTTACAGATCTACACACTGATGCACAGGGACTCCTACCCACGATTCATCTCCTCCAACATCTACAAGTCCCTCATTAACAGCGGCTCTCGAACTTCCTCAGAATCCTAG